The following proteins come from a genomic window of Alosa sapidissima isolate fAloSap1 chromosome 20, fAloSap1.pri, whole genome shotgun sequence:
- the lyar gene encoding cell growth-regulating nucleolar protein yields MVFFTCNACGESLKKAQVDKHVMKCRNCEVLSCIDCGKDFWGDDYKDHNKCISEDQKYGGKGYEAKSNKGDVKQQQWIQRIHEAMDKPGVTPKLRDILKQVSSYDNVPRKKAKFQNWMQNSLRIHNTSLHDQVWEVFSAATTNGPEKQGNQEAPIDKTNGTSKAEENGSAPQEASEEVAPLKEKKKKNKRERKEERQQQQQKKQKKAHANANGQEEEEQQQQQQKKQKKAHANANGQEEEEQQPSEEAPEKKKKKKRKMEDVEGDDCTSNGQTAEDTGRKAKKKKDNLDDTQNSEVADDAEGEANEANAKGKFNWKGTIKAVLRQSPDEGIAVKKLRKKVLAAYYSFSGNGNFRSEEEIFSLFNKKINGNPKFKVVKDKVRLVK; encoded by the exons aTGGTGTTTTTCACGTGCAATGCGTGCGGGGAGTCGTTGAAGAAAGCTCAGGTGGACAAACATGTAATGAAATGTCGGAATTGTGAAGTACTCTCGTGTATTGATTGTGGAAAAGACTTTTG GGGAGACGACTACAAGGACCATAACAAATGCATTAGCGAAGACCAGAAATATGGTGGCAAAGGCTACGAGGCCAAGTCCAACAAAGGTGATGTCAAGCAACAGCAATGGATTCAA AGAATTCATGAAGCTATGGACAAACCAGGAGTGACTCCAAAGCTAAGGGACATTCTCAAACAAGTCAGTTCGTATGACAATGTTCCAAGAAAGAAGGCAAAATTTCAG AACTGGATGCAGAACAGTCTGAGGATCCACAATACCTCCCTGCATGACCAGGTGTGGGAAGTCTTCTCTGCAGCCACAACCAAT GGTCCAGAGAAGCAAGGTAATCAGGAAGCGCCTATAGATAAGACCAATGGGACCAGTAAGGCTGAGGAGAATGGGTCGGCACCGCAAGAAGCATCGGAGGAGGTGGCCCCtctgaaagagaagaagaagaagaacaaacGGGAACGGAAAGAGGagcgacagcagcagcagcagaagaagcagaagaaagCTCACGCTAACGCTAATggccaggaggaagaggagcagcagcagcagcagcagaagaagcagaagaaagCTCACGCTAACGCTAATggccaggaggaagaggagcagcagCCCAGCGAGGAAGCCcctgagaaaaagaagaagaagaagaggaaaatGGAGGACGTGGAGGGGGATGACTGCACTTCTAATGGACAAACTGCTGAAGATACTGGGAGGAAAGCCAAGAAGAAAAAAGACAATTTAGATG ACACGCAAAATTCCGAGGTAGCAGATGATGCAGAGGGGGAAGCTAATGAAGCAAATGCCAAAG GCAAATTCAACTGGAAAGGGACGATTAAAGCAGTATTGAGACAATCACCAGATGAAGGCATTGCTGTCAAAAAGCTCAGAAAGAAG GTTCTGGCTGCATATTACTCATTCAGTGGTAATGGGAACTTCAGATCAGAGGAAGAGATCTTCTCCCTGTTCAACAAGAAAATCAACGGCAATCCCAAGTTCAAGGTTGTGAAAGACAAAGTCAGACTTGTGAAGTAG
- the cpxm1b gene encoding probable carboxypeptidase X1 — MAFVLFSTFALICITRLSSCGNVSLVYLERQDRTNGTGISNNSSRPTTLAPVLTTTFIPTTKPTDDTKIVTAVKTETTTIGGSKWSNAKTTTTTTAKTETKSNTSSTVHFTTEDLNEKIDKNVERRVWDKAEDNEPPELECPPLGLKSLRVKDTQLTASSYQRTGLGPHRGRLNIQSGIADGDIYDGAWCAQYEDKKQWLQVDALTLTRFTGVVLQGRMSIWSWDFVETYKVQLSNDSITWKLCMNGTDEAVFEGNVDTYTPVLAVFPESMVARYIRINPQTWYENGTICLRAEILGCPIPDPNNIYMWQEEEGSRDKLDFRHHNYKEMRKLMRSVHEACPDITRIYSIGKSYTGLKLYVMEISDNPGKHELGEPEFRYVAGMHGNEVVGRELLLNLMQYMCQLYKQGDQRIVRLVKETRIHLLPSMNPDGYEMAYKKGSELAGWALGRYSYEGIDMNHNFADLNTVMWKALELETDKSKLINHYFPIPEQYTSEEAFVASETRAVINWMQNIPFVLSANLHGGELVVTYPFDMTKDWAPREQTPTPDDSFFRWLATVYASTNRVMSDPDRRPCHNEDFLRFNNIINGANWHTVPGSMNDFSYLHTNCFEVTVELSCDKFPHAGELPREWENNKESLLVYMEQVHRGLKGVVRDKDTEAGIPDAVIQVDDIDHHIRSAPDGDYWRLLNPGEYDITVTAEGYYPSKRQCRVMYDHYPTICDFRLTKTPKERLREIIAKGGKIPKDLMLRLRQLRLRKLRTTTKALNRRRESQRRARQTQH, encoded by the exons ATGGCTTTTGTGTTATTTTCTACTTTTGCTCTTATATGCATTACGCGATTATCTAGTTGTGGTAATGTTTCATTGGTCTATTTGGAAAGGCAGGACCGCACAAACGGGACTGGCATATCAAACAACAGTAGTAGACCTACTACCTTGGCTCCTGTATTGACGACCACCTTCATCCCAACTACCAAGCCAACCGATGATACTAAAATAGTCACCGCAGTTAAAACAGAAACGACAACTATAGGAGGTTCCAAATGGTCAAATGCaaaaactactactactactactgcaaaGACTGAAACAAAGAGCAACACGTCCAGTACTGTGCATTTTACCACCGAAGACTTGAATGAGAAAATCGACAAAAACGTGGAAAGGAGAGTATGGGACAAAGCCGAAGACAATGAGCCACCTGAGTTAG AATGCCCTCCTCTCGGTCTGAAGTCTCTGCGGGTGAAGGACACACAGCTGACAGCATCGTCCTACCAGCGTACAGGGCTGGGACCGCATCGGGGGAGGCTCAACATCCAG TCTGGTATTGCGGACGGAGACATCTACGACGGGGCCTGGTGTGCACAGTATGAGGATAAGAAGCAGTGGCTGCAGGTGGACGCGCTCACGCTCACCCGCTTCACTGGGGTCGTTCTGCAGGGCCGCATGTCCATCTGGAG TTGGGACTTTGTGGAGACTTACAAGGTTCAGCTCAGCAACGACTCAATCACATGGAAGCTGTGCATGAATGGGACAGATGAGGCG GTTTTTGAAGGAAATGTGGACACCTATACCCCAGTCTTGGCCGTTTTCCCAGAATCAATGGTGGCCCGCTACATCCGCATCAACCCTCAGACCTGGTATGAAAATGGCACCATATGCCTGAGGGCTGAGATTCTGGGATGTCCTATTCCAG ACCCAAACAACATTTACATGTGGCAGGAAGAGGAGGGCTCTAGGGACAAGCTGGACTTCAGACATCACAACTACAAAGAGATGAGAAAG CTCATGAGGTCAGTCCACGAGGCGTGTCCGGACATCACCCGCATCTACAGCATCGGGAAGAGCTACACGGGCCTCAAGCTGTACGTCATGGAAATCTCCGACAACCCAGGCAAACACGAGCTAG GTGAGCCGGAGTTTCGCTACGTGGCTGGCATGCATGGGAATGAGGTTGTGGGCCGTGAGCTGCTGCTCAACCTCATGCAGTACATGTGTCAGCTGTACAAACAGGGCGACCAACGCATCGTGAGGCTGGTCAAAGAGACACGCATACACCTGCTACCATCTATGAACCCAGATGGCTACGAAATGGCGTACAAGAAG GGTTCTGAGTTAGCTGGCTGGGCACTGGGTCGCTATAGCTACGAGGGCATTGATATGAACCACAACTTTGCTGACCTGAACACTGTTATGTGGAAAGCTCTGGAGCTAGAGACGGACAAGTCAAAACTCATCAACCACTACTTCCCCATTCCAGAGCAGTACACCTCCGAGGAAGCCTTT GTGGCGTCTGAAACCCGTGCAGTCATTAACTGGATGCAGAACATCCCCTTCGTCCTCAGTGCCAACCTGCACGGGGGGGAGCTAGTGGTCACCTACCCTTTCGACATGACCAAGGACTGGGCTCCACGCGAGCAGACCCCCACACCAGATGACAGCTTCTTCCGCTGGCTGGCCACGGTGTACGCCAGCACCAACCGTGTCATGTCCGATCCAGACCGCCGCCCCTGTCACAACGAGGACTTCCTGCGCTTCAACAACATCATCAATGGAGCCAATTGGCACACAGTCCCGGGCA GCATGAATGATTTCAGCTATTTACATACCAACTGCTTTGAAGTCACTGTGGAGTTGTCCTGTGACAAGTTTCCCCATGCCGGTGAGCTTCCCAGGGAGTGGGAGAACAACAAAGAATCTCTACTGGTCTACATGGAGCAG GTACACAGAGGACTCAAAGGCGTAGTGAGAGATAAAGACACAGAAGCTGGAATACCGGATGCAGTCATCCAAGTAGATGACATTGATCACCACATCAGATCAG CACCTGATGGAGATTACTGGCGACTCTTGAACCCTGGCGAATATGACATCACCGTCACTGCTGAGGGTTACTACCCCTCCAAGCGGCAGTGCCGTGTGATGTACGACCACTACCCCACCATCTGTGACTTCCGCCTTACCAAGACCCCCAAGGAGCGGCTGCGTGAGATAATCGCCAAGGGTGGCAAGATCCCCAAGGACTTGATGCTGAGACTACGGCAGCTACGCCTGCGCAAACTCCGCACCACCACCAAAGCCCTCAACCGCCGACGGGAATCACAGCGCCGGGCTCGGCAGACCCAACACTAG